One segment of Agrococcus sp. ProA11 DNA contains the following:
- the lgt gene encoding prolipoprotein diacylglyceryl transferase, giving the protein MISQSGASLLQSIPSPSPEWQQLAIGQWLESIGVMPLIQGSVLGAVVFGLVLGAVIAVVVIAGWLLSGSLTRKDAGWTLLMSLLFGVAVGFLLRIVGPTWGIQTYALCILAGIVAATLLTGYRLRQRGVDAGYVIDIAVWAVLLGIAAARLFHVVTHPDDYFGPGRDPMTAFYIWEGGIAIFGSLIGGAIGIWIGCRMSGLRFTTFVDALAPGLLLAQAFGRLGNWFNHELFGQPTSLPWGLEIEETNAAFPVGLPVETLFHPTFAYEIVWNVLGAVLLLWLDRKRDVQWGRLIALYLIWYGLGRSVFETIRLDPSELIFGIRTNVWMAFLAIAIGVVVWIVQTRRHPGLEPSPWMPGREPGADEGVDSDRYTDLPESRTQDDAEATAAEPAAATR; this is encoded by the coding sequence GTGATCAGCCAGTCCGGAGCATCACTGCTCCAGAGCATCCCCAGCCCGAGCCCCGAGTGGCAGCAGCTGGCCATCGGTCAGTGGCTCGAATCGATCGGCGTGATGCCCCTCATCCAGGGATCCGTGCTCGGCGCGGTGGTCTTCGGCCTCGTGCTCGGCGCCGTGATCGCGGTCGTCGTGATCGCCGGCTGGCTCCTCTCCGGGTCGCTGACGCGCAAGGACGCCGGCTGGACGCTGCTGATGAGCCTGCTGTTCGGCGTCGCGGTGGGCTTCCTGCTGCGCATCGTCGGGCCGACCTGGGGCATCCAGACCTACGCGCTGTGCATCCTGGCCGGCATCGTCGCGGCGACGCTGCTGACCGGCTACCGGCTGCGGCAGCGCGGCGTTGACGCCGGCTACGTGATCGACATCGCCGTGTGGGCCGTGCTGCTCGGCATCGCCGCGGCGCGGCTCTTCCACGTCGTCACCCACCCGGACGACTACTTCGGCCCCGGCCGCGACCCGATGACCGCGTTCTACATCTGGGAGGGCGGCATCGCGATCTTCGGCTCCCTCATCGGCGGCGCGATCGGCATCTGGATCGGGTGCCGCATGTCGGGCCTGCGCTTCACCACCTTCGTCGACGCGCTGGCGCCCGGGCTGCTGCTCGCGCAGGCCTTCGGCCGCCTCGGCAACTGGTTCAACCACGAGCTCTTCGGCCAGCCGACGAGCCTGCCGTGGGGCCTCGAGATCGAGGAGACCAACGCGGCGTTCCCCGTCGGGCTGCCGGTCGAGACGCTCTTCCACCCCACCTTCGCGTACGAGATCGTCTGGAACGTGCTGGGTGCGGTGCTGCTGCTCTGGCTCGACCGCAAGCGGGATGTGCAGTGGGGTCGCCTGATCGCGCTCTACCTCATCTGGTACGGCCTCGGCCGGTCGGTGTTCGAGACCATCCGCCTCGACCCGTCGGAGCTCATCTTCGGCATCCGCACCAACGTCTGGATGGCCTTCCTCGCCATCGCGATCGGTGTGGTCGTGTGGATCGTGCAGACCCGTCGGCACCCGGGCCTGGAGCCGTCACCGTGGATGCCCGGCCGCGAGCCCGGTGCCGACGAGGGCGTAGACTCGGATCGCTATACCGACCTCCCCGAGTCCCGCACCCAGGATGACGCCGAGGCCACCGCCGCAGAACCCGCGGCCGCAACCAGGTAG
- the hisG gene encoding ATP phosphoribosyltransferase, with protein sequence MLKIAVPNKGSLAETAAWMLDEAGYRGRRDGKELIVVDARNEVEFFFLRPRDIATYVGSGALDVGITGRDLLLDSGSDAVEVEGLGFARSTFRFAGPAGRFQTAADLQGVRIASSYTKLVEDHLAAQGITAELVRLDGAVESSVRLGVADAVADVVETGGTLRAQGLEVFGDPILTSEAVLISNGGNPTGLSRLKRRLDGVMVARDYVLVDYDIERSRLDAAIGIARGFESATVSPLQREGWVAVRVMVRRDDTNQIMDALDDVGATAIIVSRIHAARL encoded by the coding sequence ATGCTCAAGATCGCTGTGCCCAACAAGGGCTCACTGGCCGAGACGGCCGCCTGGATGCTCGACGAGGCCGGCTACCGCGGCCGTCGTGACGGCAAGGAGCTCATCGTCGTCGATGCCCGCAACGAGGTGGAGTTCTTCTTCCTCCGACCGCGCGACATCGCCACCTACGTCGGCTCCGGCGCCCTCGATGTCGGCATCACCGGCCGTGACCTGCTGCTCGACTCCGGCTCGGACGCCGTCGAGGTCGAGGGGCTGGGCTTCGCGCGCTCCACGTTCCGCTTCGCGGGCCCGGCCGGTCGCTTCCAGACCGCCGCCGACCTGCAGGGCGTGCGCATCGCCTCCAGCTACACGAAGCTCGTCGAGGACCACCTGGCAGCGCAGGGCATCACGGCCGAGCTCGTGCGCCTCGACGGCGCCGTGGAGTCCTCCGTGCGGCTCGGGGTGGCGGATGCGGTGGCCGACGTCGTCGAGACCGGCGGCACGCTGCGCGCCCAGGGCCTGGAGGTCTTCGGCGACCCGATCCTGACCAGCGAGGCCGTGCTGATCTCGAACGGCGGCAACCCCACGGGCCTGTCGCGGCTCAAGCGCCGCCTGGACGGCGTGATGGTCGCGCGGGACTACGTGCTCGTGGACTACGACATCGAGCGGTCGCGCCTCGACGCGGCCATCGGCATCGCACGCGGCTTCGAGAGCGCGACCGTCAGCCCGCTGCAGCGGGAGGGCTGGGTCGCGGTGCGCGTCATGGTGCGCCGCGACGACACGAACCAGATCATGGACGCCCTCGACGACGTCGGTGCGACGGCGATCATCGTCTCACGCATCCACGCCGCTCGACTCTGA
- a CDS encoding Trp biosynthesis-associated membrane protein, protein MSRLLVRGRSVAVLLLLLAAALGVLSATQPWGSALLTDGRALAVTGQELASGVTIMSLSLAVLALVLPIAGIAWRFILGALAAILGAGLIAHVLGTRGGILAALDARVAEATGIAGSGQAAEIVELAVHGWPALGVASGAIAIAAGLWVGGSARSWPARAPRAARYERTGSGLAWDAMDDGEDPTR, encoded by the coding sequence GTGAGTCGCCTGCTCGTCCGCGGCCGGTCGGTCGCGGTGCTGCTGCTGCTGCTCGCGGCCGCGCTCGGCGTGCTCAGCGCCACCCAGCCGTGGGGGAGCGCGCTGCTCACCGACGGGCGCGCGCTGGCGGTCACGGGGCAGGAGCTCGCGAGCGGCGTGACGATCATGTCGCTCTCGCTCGCCGTGCTCGCACTCGTGCTGCCGATCGCCGGCATCGCATGGCGCTTCATCCTGGGTGCGCTGGCCGCGATCCTGGGAGCCGGGCTCATCGCGCACGTGCTGGGGACCCGCGGCGGCATCCTCGCCGCCCTCGACGCCCGGGTCGCCGAGGCGACGGGCATCGCGGGCTCGGGACAGGCCGCCGAGATCGTGGAGCTCGCCGTGCACGGCTGGCCCGCCCTCGGCGTCGCGAGCGGCGCGATCGCCATCGCCGCGGGACTGTGGGTGGGCGGCAGCGCCCGCAGCTGGCCCGCACGCGCCCCGCGGGCCGCGCGCTACGAGCGCACCGGGTCGGGGCTCGCGTGGGACGCCATGGACGACGGAGAGGATCCGACTCGGTAG
- the trpB gene encoding tryptophan synthase subunit beta produces the protein MTTQQPTSLRGHHGPWFGAFGGVFMPEPLMAAIDELAECYEACKADPSFQAEFQRLSRDYTGRPSLLTEATRLSEIAGARILLKREDLNHTGSHKINNVLGQALVAQRLGKTRLIAETGAGQHGVATATAAALFGMECVVYMGEVDTERQALNVARMRLLGATVVPVTSGSRTLKDAINEGLRDWVANVDSTHYLMGTVAGPHPFPEMVRDFHSAIGEEAREQTIELTGALPDAVLACVGGGSNAMGIFHAFLDDAQVRLIGLEAAGDGADTERHALSIERGTPGLLHGMRTYLLQDDDGQTLESHSISAGLDYPGVGPEHAWLHDIGRAEYLPVSDREAMDAFLALTRSEGIIPAIESAHAIAGALRMAKEQPGATLLVSLSGRGDKDVATAGRWFDVLDEGAQQL, from the coding sequence ATGACCACCCAGCAGCCCACGTCCCTGCGGGGCCACCACGGCCCGTGGTTCGGCGCCTTCGGCGGGGTGTTCATGCCCGAGCCGCTCATGGCCGCGATCGACGAGCTCGCCGAGTGCTACGAGGCGTGCAAAGCCGACCCCTCCTTCCAGGCGGAGTTCCAGCGGCTCTCGCGCGACTACACCGGCCGGCCGTCGCTGCTGACCGAGGCCACGCGGCTGAGCGAGATCGCCGGCGCGCGCATCCTGCTCAAGCGGGAGGATCTCAACCACACCGGCAGCCACAAGATCAACAACGTGCTCGGGCAGGCCCTCGTCGCGCAGCGGCTCGGCAAGACGCGGCTGATCGCCGAGACCGGTGCCGGCCAGCACGGCGTCGCCACCGCGACCGCAGCAGCGCTGTTCGGCATGGAGTGCGTCGTGTACATGGGCGAGGTCGACACCGAGCGCCAGGCGCTGAACGTCGCGCGCATGCGACTGCTCGGCGCAACGGTGGTGCCGGTCACGAGCGGATCACGCACCCTGAAGGACGCGATCAACGAGGGCCTGCGCGACTGGGTCGCCAATGTCGACTCCACGCACTACCTGATGGGCACGGTCGCGGGCCCGCACCCGTTCCCGGAGATGGTGCGCGACTTCCACAGCGCCATCGGCGAGGAGGCGCGCGAGCAGACCATCGAGCTCACCGGTGCGCTGCCGGATGCGGTGCTCGCGTGCGTCGGCGGCGGCTCGAACGCCATGGGCATCTTCCACGCCTTCCTCGACGACGCCCAGGTGCGACTCATCGGGCTGGAGGCCGCCGGCGACGGTGCCGACACCGAGCGCCACGCGCTCTCCATCGAGCGCGGCACGCCCGGGCTGCTGCACGGCATGCGCACCTATCTGCTGCAGGACGACGACGGGCAGACGCTCGAGTCGCACTCCATCTCCGCCGGCCTCGACTACCCGGGCGTCGGTCCCGAGCACGCGTGGCTGCACGACATCGGCCGCGCCGAGTACCTGCCGGTGAGCGACCGCGAGGCGATGGACGCCTTCCTCGCGCTCACCCGCTCCGAGGGCATCATCCCCGCCATCGAGTCGGCGCACGCCATCGCCGGTGCGCTCCGCATGGCGAAGGAGCAGCCGGGTGCGACCCTGCTGGTCTCGCTCTCCGGCCGCGGCGACAAGGACGTGGCGACCGCAGGGCGCTGGTTCGACGTGCTCGACGAGGGAGCGCAGCAGCTGTGA
- a CDS encoding DUF6704 family protein, with amino-acid sequence MADYDPKFVDPGHGNSRAAWISIIVMLVAVAAGTLFFFLDMPALVWASAGLLLVGVLLWPILARAGYGLQDH; translated from the coding sequence GTGGCCGACTACGACCCGAAGTTCGTCGACCCGGGCCACGGCAACTCGCGCGCCGCATGGATCAGCATCATCGTCATGCTGGTGGCCGTCGCCGCCGGCACCCTGTTCTTCTTCCTCGACATGCCCGCGCTCGTGTGGGCGAGCGCCGGCCTGCTGCTCGTCGGCGTGCTGCTGTGGCCGATCCTCGCGAGGGCCGGCTACGGGCTGCAGGACCACTGA
- the trpC gene encoding indole-3-glycerol phosphate synthase TrpC — protein sequence MLDALTRGALEDAARRRESLPLERLESLALAARQPIDAAAMLATPKPGSDGPHIIAEVKRASPSKGPLADIPAPAALAASYEAGGASAISVLTEERQFLGSLDDLRAVRDAVQIPVLRKDFIADEYQLLEARAFGADMVLLIVASLEPARLVQLHDFATGLGLSVLVEVHDEREIDAALAADARILGVNTRNLKTFTMHPERFADLRARIPAGTVAVAESGVRTADDVARYRRDGADAVLVGEALVIDGDPAARVAEFGRAS from the coding sequence GTGCTCGACGCGCTCACCCGGGGCGCGCTCGAGGACGCAGCTCGACGACGCGAGAGCCTGCCGCTCGAGCGTCTCGAGTCGCTCGCGCTCGCAGCCCGGCAGCCGATCGACGCCGCCGCCATGCTCGCGACGCCCAAGCCCGGCTCCGACGGCCCGCACATCATCGCCGAGGTGAAGCGCGCGAGCCCCTCGAAGGGCCCGCTCGCCGACATCCCCGCGCCCGCCGCACTCGCCGCCAGCTACGAGGCCGGCGGCGCGAGCGCCATCAGCGTCCTCACCGAGGAGCGGCAGTTCCTCGGCTCGCTCGACGACCTGCGCGCCGTGCGCGACGCCGTGCAGATCCCGGTGCTGCGCAAGGACTTCATCGCCGACGAGTACCAGCTGCTCGAGGCGCGAGCCTTCGGCGCTGACATGGTGCTGCTGATCGTCGCGTCGCTCGAGCCCGCGAGGCTCGTGCAGCTGCACGACTTCGCCACCGGACTCGGCCTCTCGGTGCTCGTCGAGGTCCACGACGAGCGCGAGATCGACGCGGCCCTCGCCGCAGACGCGCGCATCCTGGGCGTCAACACGCGCAACCTCAAGACCTTCACCATGCATCCGGAGCGCTTCGCCGACCTGCGCGCTCGCATCCCCGCCGGCACCGTCGCGGTCGCCGAGTCGGGAGTGCGAACCGCCGACGATGTGGCTCGCTACCGCCGCGACGGCGCGGACGCGGTGCTCGTCGGGGAGGCGCTCGTCATCGACGGCGACCCCGCCGCACGCGTCGCAGAGTTCGGGAGAGCCTCATGA
- the hisF gene encoding imidazole glycerol phosphate synthase subunit HisF, giving the protein MLATRVIPCLDVAHGRVVKGVKFQGLTDQGDPVELASRYAEQGADEITFLDVKATVDDAGTILDVVERCAEQIFIPLTVGGGVRERDDVARLLAHGADKVSVNSAAIRDPALIDRIVADFGSQVLVLSLDVRRAAEQPSGFEVTTHGGSRGAGLDAIAWAEEGIARGVGELLVNSIDADGTKQGFDLELLRLVRAAATTPVIASGGAGELTHFAPAVQAGADAVLAASVFHSGLHTVGEVKDAMRMAGVTVR; this is encoded by the coding sequence ATGCTCGCCACCCGCGTCATCCCGTGCCTCGACGTGGCGCACGGTCGCGTCGTCAAGGGCGTCAAGTTCCAAGGCCTGACCGATCAGGGCGACCCGGTGGAGCTGGCGTCGCGCTACGCCGAGCAGGGCGCCGACGAGATCACCTTCCTCGACGTGAAGGCGACCGTCGACGATGCCGGGACGATCCTCGACGTGGTCGAGCGCTGCGCGGAGCAGATCTTCATCCCGCTCACCGTGGGCGGCGGCGTGCGCGAGCGCGACGACGTCGCTCGGCTGCTGGCGCACGGCGCCGACAAGGTGAGCGTGAACTCCGCGGCCATCCGCGACCCGGCGCTCATCGATCGCATCGTGGCCGACTTCGGCTCGCAGGTGCTCGTGCTCTCGCTCGACGTGCGCCGCGCCGCGGAGCAGCCGAGCGGCTTCGAGGTGACCACGCACGGCGGCTCCCGCGGGGCAGGGCTCGACGCGATCGCCTGGGCCGAGGAGGGCATCGCGCGCGGTGTGGGCGAGCTGCTCGTCAACTCCATCGACGCGGACGGCACCAAGCAGGGCTTCGACCTCGAGCTGCTGCGCCTCGTGCGCGCAGCCGCGACCACGCCGGTGATCGCCTCCGGCGGCGCGGGCGAGCTGACGCACTTCGCCCCCGCGGTGCAGGCGGGCGCCGATGCCGTGCTGGCGGCGAGCGTCTTCCACAGCGGCCTGCACACGGTCGGCGAGGTCAAGGATGCGATGCGGATGGCCGGGGTGACGGTGCGATGA
- the trpA gene encoding tryptophan synthase subunit alpha codes for MNTEQKSVTETAIRAAGNRALIGYLPVGYPDPATCVEAVVALADAGFTAIELGVPYSDPGMDGPVIQAATQATLERGFRLEELFETIEAITARTDIPVLVMTYWNPVLRYGVDRFAARFAAAGGAGLITPDLTPENAAEWLAAAERHDLDRVFLAAPSSSSTRLDAVVEASRGFVYTVSTMGTTGTRQDVDQAARALADRIATHADALGRETLRCVGVGISTPEHVRQVLDYADGAIVGSALVRALGSGGVPALRDLAASLALGTLDGGPATPAPDEKGIPA; via the coding sequence ATGAACACCGAGCAGAAGAGCGTCACCGAGACCGCGATCCGCGCTGCGGGCAACCGCGCCCTGATCGGCTACCTGCCGGTCGGCTATCCCGATCCGGCGACCTGCGTCGAGGCGGTCGTCGCGCTCGCCGATGCCGGCTTCACGGCCATCGAGCTGGGCGTGCCGTACAGCGATCCCGGCATGGACGGTCCCGTCATCCAGGCCGCCACCCAGGCGACGCTCGAGCGCGGCTTCCGGCTCGAGGAGCTCTTCGAGACGATCGAGGCGATCACGGCCCGCACCGACATCCCGGTGCTCGTGATGACCTACTGGAACCCGGTGCTGCGCTACGGCGTCGACCGCTTCGCCGCGCGCTTCGCCGCCGCCGGGGGAGCAGGACTCATCACTCCCGACCTCACGCCCGAGAACGCCGCCGAGTGGCTCGCCGCCGCCGAGCGCCACGACCTCGACCGCGTCTTCCTCGCGGCGCCGTCATCGTCGAGCACGCGCCTCGACGCCGTGGTCGAGGCCTCTCGCGGCTTCGTCTACACCGTCTCGACCATGGGCACCACCGGCACCCGGCAGGACGTCGACCAGGCCGCCCGCGCGCTCGCGGACCGCATCGCCACCCATGCGGATGCGCTGGGTCGCGAGACCCTGCGCTGCGTCGGGGTGGGCATCTCGACGCCCGAGCACGTGCGGCAGGTCCTCGACTACGCCGACGGCGCCATCGTCGGCTCCGCCCTCGTGCGCGCGCTCGGCTCCGGCGGCGTGCCCGCGCTGCGCGACCTCGCCGCCTCGCTCGCGCTGGGTACACTCGACGGCGGCCCTGCGACGCCGGCACCAGATGAGAAGGGCATTCCCGCGTGA
- a CDS encoding chorismate-binding protein, giving the protein MTELDRAGFDALLRDHRIVPVVRELFLDAETPVGIYRRLAAGRTGSFLLESAQQGVWSRYSFVGVASFGQLTADCGRVVWRSEHVSEQRLLGDDAPSGGLATVEHVLRRWATPRIEGLPRLTSGLIGHIGWEAVREIEHLPNAPEREVDVPAIAMHLAATMVVLDHRTGAAHLVVNVLNDGVDDADALWRDAQERLAALERQLMAPASGSLAVLDRDAEPDAAARVSPDAFRGMVERSKQHIVDGDVFQVVLSTRFDLPTDADPLEVYRALRVLNPSPYLYLLSLETADGEPYAVVGSSPEALVTVHDRRATMHPIAGSRPRGADAQADRDLADDLLADPKERSEHVMLVDLARNDLAKVCVAGTVAVTELMAIERFSHIMHIVSTVEGDMRHGTSAVDAFRATFPAGTLSGAPKPRALELIDELESAQRGVYGGVVGWFDLAGDADLAIAIRTVTMRDGVAHVQSGAGLVADSDPESELQEVRSKAAAPLRAVAVASSMRTRP; this is encoded by the coding sequence GTGACCGAGCTCGACCGGGCGGGCTTCGACGCGCTGCTGCGCGACCATCGCATCGTGCCGGTCGTGCGCGAGCTGTTCCTCGACGCCGAGACGCCCGTGGGCATCTACCGCCGCCTGGCGGCCGGGCGCACCGGCAGCTTCCTGCTGGAGTCGGCGCAGCAGGGCGTGTGGAGCCGCTACTCCTTCGTCGGCGTCGCCTCCTTCGGCCAGCTCACCGCCGATTGCGGTCGCGTCGTCTGGCGCTCCGAGCACGTCTCCGAGCAGCGGCTGCTGGGCGACGACGCGCCGTCCGGGGGCCTCGCGACCGTTGAGCACGTGCTGCGCCGGTGGGCCACCCCGCGCATCGAGGGCCTGCCGCGGCTCACGAGCGGTCTCATCGGGCACATCGGATGGGAGGCCGTGCGCGAGATCGAGCACCTCCCGAACGCACCCGAGCGCGAGGTCGACGTGCCCGCGATCGCGATGCACCTCGCCGCGACGATGGTGGTGCTCGACCACCGCACCGGGGCCGCGCACCTGGTGGTGAACGTGCTCAACGACGGCGTCGACGACGCGGATGCGCTGTGGCGCGACGCCCAGGAGCGGCTCGCAGCACTCGAGCGCCAGCTGATGGCGCCCGCGTCCGGGTCGCTCGCGGTGCTCGACCGGGACGCGGAGCCCGACGCCGCAGCGCGCGTGAGCCCCGACGCTTTCCGCGGCATGGTCGAGCGCTCCAAGCAGCACATCGTCGACGGTGACGTCTTCCAGGTCGTGCTCTCCACGCGCTTCGACCTGCCGACCGATGCCGACCCGCTCGAGGTCTACCGCGCGCTGCGGGTGCTGAACCCCTCGCCCTACCTCTACCTGCTGAGCCTCGAGACCGCCGACGGCGAGCCCTACGCGGTCGTCGGCTCGAGCCCGGAGGCGCTCGTCACCGTGCACGACCGTCGCGCGACCATGCATCCGATCGCCGGCAGCCGCCCCCGCGGCGCCGACGCGCAGGCCGACCGCGACCTCGCCGACGACCTGCTCGCCGATCCCAAGGAGCGCAGCGAGCACGTCATGCTCGTCGACCTGGCGCGCAACGACCTCGCGAAGGTGTGCGTCGCGGGCACGGTGGCGGTGACGGAGCTCATGGCGATCGAGCGCTTCAGCCACATCATGCACATCGTCTCCACCGTGGAGGGCGACATGCGGCACGGCACCTCCGCCGTCGACGCCTTCCGCGCGACGTTCCCGGCGGGCACCCTCTCCGGCGCCCCGAAGCCGCGCGCCCTCGAGCTGATCGACGAGCTCGAGAGCGCCCAGCGCGGCGTCTACGGCGGCGTGGTCGGGTGGTTCGACCTGGCGGGCGACGCCGACCTCGCGATCGCGATCCGCACCGTCACGATGCGCGACGGCGTCGCGCACGTGCAGTCGGGCGCCGGACTGGTGGCCGACAGCGATCCGGAGAGCGAGCTGCAGGAGGTGCGCAGCAAGGCCGCCGCGCCGCTGCGCGCCGTCGCCGTCGCCTCCTCGATGCGGACCCGTCCGTGA
- the hisI gene encoding phosphoribosyl-AMP cyclohydrolase: protein MPPLKLDADGLVAAVIQDDATGDVLMVGYMDDEALRRTATEGRVTFWSRSRQEYWRKGDTSGNIQVPRSIALDCDGDALLIRVDQTGPACHTGARSCFFTPVPTAVAS, encoded by the coding sequence ATGCCGCCGCTGAAGCTGGACGCCGACGGCCTGGTCGCCGCGGTCATCCAGGACGACGCCACCGGCGACGTGCTCATGGTCGGCTACATGGACGACGAGGCGCTGCGCCGCACCGCGACCGAGGGCCGCGTGACGTTCTGGTCGCGCTCGCGCCAGGAGTACTGGCGCAAGGGCGACACCTCCGGCAACATCCAGGTGCCGCGCTCGATCGCGCTGGACTGCGACGGCGACGCGCTGCTGATCCGCGTCGACCAGACCGGTCCCGCGTGCCACACGGGCGCGCGCTCGTGCTTCTTCACGCCCGTGCCGACGGCGGTCGCGTCGTGA
- a CDS encoding phosphoribosyl-ATP diphosphatase → MKTFDELHAELERTIAERPEGSRTVELVDAGVHAIGKKIVEEAAEVWMAAEHETDDDAALEISQLLYHLQVLMHAKGISLQDVYRHL, encoded by the coding sequence GTGAAGACCTTCGACGAGCTGCATGCCGAGCTCGAGCGCACCATCGCCGAGCGCCCGGAGGGCTCCCGCACCGTCGAGCTCGTCGACGCCGGCGTGCACGCGATCGGCAAGAAGATCGTGGAAGAGGCCGCAGAGGTCTGGATGGCCGCCGAGCACGAGACCGACGATGACGCGGCGCTCGAGATCTCGCAGCTGCTGTACCACCTGCAGGTGCTCATGCACGCGAAGGGCATCTCGCTGCAGGACGTCTACCGACATCTCTGA